One Peromyscus leucopus breed LL Stock chromosome 4, UCI_PerLeu_2.1, whole genome shotgun sequence genomic region harbors:
- the Slc2a4rg gene encoding SLC2A4 regulator has translation MATVDLGSYHSRALFRSCSSACGRAVGGAERSVRDAETRPPGAPGVRWDWGIGQGRVRPGHNLCSHFAVPGRRQAEPEQNDGEEDFYYTELYVGMDKLTNRLSSLTPVSPTVSMPPTFPHVEFSELLEPPVLPNLPHPLTLFPSPKLSSSAVPQVCHSDQAYQQGEATDEDGGRSQSTLERNRTGVVTPSRDAWLPTTWSHSPLRPKPTYQPCLLSLGSSWKPWGDSKKCWKVYGVDHRDLCIQPAAGRKSASSSWTEPIP, from the exons ATGGCTACTGTTGACTTAGGCTCCTATCACTCCAGAGCTCTATTCAGGTCATGTTCCAGTGCCTGTGGAAGAGCTGTGGGAGGTGCTGAGCGCAGTGTCCGGGATGCAGAGACACGTCCACCTGGTGCACCTGGGGTGCGGTGGGACTGGGGGATTGGTCAGGGTAGGGTCAGGCCTGGCCATAATTTATGCTCTCACTTTGCTGTTCCTGgcaggagacaggcagagccaGAGCAGAATGATGGAGAAGAGGACTTCTACTACACAGAGCTGTATGTTGGTATGGATAAGCTGACGAACAGGTTGTCCAGCCTAACACCAGTGTCTCCTACAGTCTCCATGCCACCTACCTTTCCTCATGTGGAGTTCTCAGAGCTACTGGAGCCCCCAGTTCTTCCCAACCTGCCACATCCCCTAACTTTGTTTCCATCTCCCAAGCTCAGCTCTTCAGCTGTTCCACAGGTATGCCACAGTGACCAAGCCTACCAGCAAGGTGAGGCCACAGATGAAGATGGGGGCAGGTCTCAGAGCACtctagagagaaacagaacaggggTTGTGACTCCTTCCAGAGATGcctggctcccaaccacctggaGCCACAGCCCACTGAGGCCCAAGCCTACATACCAGCCCTGTCTGCTAAGCTTGGGGTCATCTTG GAAGCCCTGGGGTGATTCCAAGAAGTGCTGGAAAGTGTATGGCGTGGACCACAGGGACCTGTGTATACAGCCTGCCGCTGGAAGAAAGTCTGCCAGCAGTTCCTGGACTGAGCCCATCCCATGA